The nucleotide sequence AGAACTGCAGCCGGTGGAGGCTCTGCAAGAAATTAGCCACGGGCTCTGGGAAGGTTTGCTCGAACAGGAGATCGAGGCTAACTTTCCCGGCCAGTTGCCCATTTGGCAAACCACCCCCGCAAAGGTACAGATGCCGGAGGGGGAAAACCTGCAGCAGGTCTGGGATCGCTCGCTCTCAGCTTGGCAGCAGCTGGTGGAGCAGGTTAGAGCGCACAGCGAGACCGCAACGGCACTAGTGGTGGCTCACGATGCGGTGAATAAGGGAATTTTGTCCGGCTTGATGGGGTTGGGGCCAGAGGCGTTTTGGTTTTTTAAGCAGGGGAACGGTGCCGTGAGCGCGATCGACTACCCTTACGGTCCTAACGGGGCCCCTGTTTTGCGGGCTGTCAACATCACCAGTCACATTGGTGGGGTGCTGGATTGTACGGCAGCGGGAGCACTCTAGAAGCGATGGGGGGATGCATCAGTCCTGACTGATGAACTGGCTGAGAGCGCTATTGTGCTACCTCTCTGCCTAGCAAACTGCCGCATCGTTTGTATTTGTCGATCGGTTAAAATCCAGCCCGTTGTCCCGCTGGCTTGTAAGTTGTTGGGGTCCCGGACGTGGACCAGCCCCAATTGATGGCCGATTTCGTGGGCGATCGTGCGGGCTTGCTCGACACGATCGCGATCGATCGCAATCCTGTCATGCGAAACCTCCCCCGGCCAATACCGTGGCAGCGAGAGAGGGGCTGGCGGACGGCGATCGTCAACTTTGTGCAAAGCGACATCATCGCGCACAAATACTTCTCTAGCGCCCCGGCGAAAACTCACCCCATTCAAGCTGCGACCCCAACGCCGAATGAACGGTACCAGGTATACATCAATATGCTCGGTTTCCCGCTCGGACTGAGCAAAGATGGGCTGAATCTCGATCTTGGCTTGGTCCAAAATTCGCTGAGTTTCGGCTATCACTTCCACCAGACTGTGGGGAGATTGCCAGCGTTGGGAACCGCTGAGATGAAACACTACCGGTAAAACAATTGGGGCGGAGCTGGCGGCAACACACTCCGCTAATCCTGGCTGAGTGCATTCAAGCCGCTCCAACAGGTCAGATTCGGTTGCTCCTGCGCTTGCGGAGAAGGTCCAAGTGGAGATGGCGAAGAGGGCACAGAGACATGTCAGTTTTTGAGTCAATCTCGTCATGGCAGTGCCAATCTAGAGTGCTATTGTTGCCAAGCTACCCTATCTGGCACAAAGATCCATCTCTGTTTTGTCCCCAAAGCATCACTCGCGCATTACAAATGACTCGCTCTAAAGACTGACAGTGCGATCGCCCTGTTGGGCAATCAATTCCTCCAACCCAGCCTCAGCTGGAAATCTAAGCTTGAGGAACCGCTGCCGTTTCTGCAACTGCGGGTAAATGGGTGAGTTCGGTATTGTCTTCCGAGGGAGGAATCACTTGCCAGAATTGAGGCAGGTACTCATCCCAATTTTCTAGAATGCGCGCTGCCTTAGGACTGCCAGTGCGATCGCGGTGCAGGGCAATCAAATCCCGCAACTCAGCTTCAGCCGCAGGGGTTTGCACCCGCTGAATGCGCACGATCTCCCCATTCACCTTGGCAGGAAAATTGCCTTCCTCGTCGAGGAAGTAAGCCAAACCGCCCGTCATCCCGGCACCGACATTGCGACCCACCTTGCCCAGTACAACCACGCGACCGCCGGTCATGTACTCGCAGCAGTGATCTCCTGCCCCTTCGATCGCGGCAGTTCCTTGCGAGTTACGTACGGCAAAGCGCTCGCCCGCCCGCCCGCTAGCCAGCAAAATACCGCCTGTTGCACCATACAGACAGGTGTTGCCGATAATGACGTTGCCTTCTGGGGGGCGATGGGCAGAAACGGGAGGGCGGATGGCGATCTCGCCACCGTTCATGCCTTTGCCGACATAATCGTTGGCCTCCCCCTCCAGCGTCAAACTCATCCCGGGCAAAGTGAAGGCACCAAAACTCTGACCGGCACTGCCACTGAAATGGAGGTGAATGCGGCCACCTTTGGCTGCAAAGTTATCGTTGCCGTAGCGCTTGGCAATTTGACCGGCAATGCGCGCGCCCACCGTGCGATCGGTGTTGGCGATTGGAGAATAGATGCGAGCGGTGCCAACGCGCTCGATCGCCACCTTGAGTTCGGGGTTTTCCAAGAGCTCGTCATCGAGCACCGCCCCATTACTGTGTACGTCTTCCCGATCCAACCAACTGCGGTCGTCCCGAGTATCGGGCAGATTCAGCAAACAACCGAGATCGAGTGCATTCACTTTAGAGAGCCGAACCTGTTGGCGGGCGCTCAATAGATCGGCGCGGCCAATGACTTGTTTGAGGGAGCGATAGCCCAGGCGGGCCAAAATCTGACGCACCTCTTCGGCCACAAACGTGAAGAAGGTCACCACATCGCCAGGGACGCCAGAGAAGCGCTTGCGCAGCCGTTCCTGCTGGGTCGTGACGCCCACCGGGCAATTGTTGGTGTGGCAGACGCGGGCCATAATGCAGCCGGTCGCAATCATCGCGACAGTCCCGAAGCCAAATTCCTCGGCTCCTAACATAGCTGCCACGACCACTTCCCAGCCGCTGCGAATGCCGCCATCCACCCGCAAGATCGAACGATCGCGCAAACCGTTATCCATCAGAGCGCGGTGAACCTCTGTAATGCCCAATTCCCAAGGACCGCCAGCGTGTTTGATCGAGCTGAGGGGGGAGGCTCCAGTGCCGCCGTCGTGGCCGGAAATTTGGATGATGTCGGCATTCGCTTTCGCCACCCCTGCAGCAACAGTGCCAATACCAATTTCTGCCACCAATTTGACAGAAACCTTGGCGGTGGGATTGATTTGGTGCAGGTCGAAGATCAGCTGAGCCAAATCTTCAATCGAATAAATATCGTGATGGGGAGGAGGAGAAATTAGCGGGACGCCAGGTTTAGAGCGGCGCAGACCGGCAATATAAGGACTGACCTTGTGGCCGGGAAGTTGACCGCCTTCGCCGGGTTTTGCCCCTTGAGCCACTTTAATCTCAATTTGTCGGGCACTGAGCAGATATTCGGGGGTGACGCCAAAGCGTCCCGAGGCCACCTGCTTGATGGCAGAGCTGACACTGTCCCCCGACTGCAATCCTTTCAGATGGGGAAAACCGGTCGATCGCCCATCGGCGCTGACATCAGTAATGGCGATAAAGCGGCTGGGATCTTCCCCCCCTTCGCCCGAGTTCGACTTGCCGCCAATCCGGTTCATGGCGATCGCCAAGGTTTCGTGGGCCTCTCGACTGAGGGCACCCAACGACATACCGCCCGTGGCAAACCGCTTGAAGATCTCTTCAACTGGCTCCACCTCGTCGATGGAGATGGACTCGCGATCGCTGTCGAACTCCAATAAGTCTCGCAGGGCTGTGGGGGGGCGTTCGGCAATGCTGGCGCGGTAGATCTCGTACAGATCGGGTTCGCCGGACTGCAATGCTTTGTGCAGTTTCTTGGCCATCAAGGGGCTATTGATATGATGCTCTCCCCGAGGCCGCGATTGAATAAAGCCGTAGTTTTCTAGCTTGCTGCCCCGCAACTCGGGGAAGGCCCGCTGGTGGAAATCAATCACCTCCTGAGCCAAATCCTGCAAGGTCAGCCCCCCCACGCGGGAGACCGTGCCGCAGAAGGCCAAATCGACCAGCTTGCGATCGAGCCCAATCGCCTCGAAGATTTGTGCCCCTTGATAGCTAGTCAGCAGGGAGATGCCCATTTTCGACAAAATTTTCAGCAAACCCAGATCCACTGCCGCCCGATATTGCAACTGCACCTCTTCAAGCGTTTGCGGCTCTAGCTTGCCTTCTGACATTTGGGTTTGGGTTTTCGTTTTGCCCCACCACTGACGCACCGTCTCGAAGGCCAGATAGGGACAGACAGCACTGGCACCGTAGCCAATTAGGCAGGCGTAGTGATGGGTGCTCCAACACTGGGCAGTTTCCACCACAATCGAGGCTTGCAGCCGCAAGCCAGCGCGAATTAAGTGGTGGTGGATGGCTCCAACCGCCAGCAGTGGAGGAATAAAGGCATGTTCGGCATCCAGATCGCGATCGCTCAAATGCAGGATCTCGACCCCCGCTCGCACGGCGGCCTCCGCCCGCTCGCAGAGGGATTTCACCGCTCTTTCCAATCCTGTCGGGCCATCGGCGATCGCAAACACCATCGGCAGCTTTGCAGTGGCGAATCCCCTGCTGGAGAGCGACTGCAACTCTGCTTCGTTAATGACCGGGCTCTTGAGATGCAGTAGGCGAGCAGCCTGGGGTTGCGGATCGAGCAGATTGCCCTTCCGACCCAAATACACATCGAGGGACATCACCAGACTTTCCCGCAGGGGGTCGATGGGGGGGTTCGTGACTTGGGCAAACCGCTGTTTGAAATAGTCGTAGAGGGGGTGCGGACGTTGGGAAAGAATCGCCAGAGGCGCATCGTCACCCATGCAGAAGATGGGCTCTTTGCCTTTGGCCGCCATCGCTTCGACGATCATCTCCACATCTTCTAGCGAGAAGCCAAAGGCCGTCTGCATTTGCACGAGCTCCCGTTCGGACAGTTCGGCTGCAGGCGCAAACCCTGCGGACTGCAGTTCGACCCGATACTCTTGCAGCCACTGACCGTAGGGATGCTGCGCCGCCACCTGCTGTTTGATGTCCCAATTTTTCAGTACTTGGTTGCTGGAAAGATCCACCGCCAACATCTGACCGGGGCCGAGGCGACCTTTCTCGACAATACTATCTTCAGCAATCTCGACAACGCCTGCTTCCGACCCCACCAAAATCAGGCCGTCGCAGGTAATCACATAGCGGGCGGGGCGCAGCCCGTTGCGATCGAGCGCAGCCCCGACTGTCGTCCCATCACTAAACACAATCAGGGCAGGACCGTCCCAAGGCTCTTGTATTCCGCCAAAAAACTCGTAGAAGTCAGCAATTTCGGGATGGCCATTCAGTTCGGGCTGGTTGCAATAGGCTTCCGGCACCAACACCATCATGGCTTGGGTCGTGGGGTGTCCGGCCCGGACCATCAACTCCAAAGCATTATCCAGCGCCCCAGAATCGCTAGATCCCTCAGCCACAATGGGCTTGATTTCCTCGACAATCCCCTCTAGCTGTGGAGCGCTCAGGCTGCTTTCGCGAGCCGCCAACCAGTTCGCATTGCCCAAAAAGGTATTAATTTCACCGTTGTGGGCTAAGTAGCGCATGGGCTGAGCCAGCGGCCAGCGGGGGTAAGTATTGGTGCTGAAGCGGCGGTGGAAGGTGGCAAAGGGACTGATGAATAGGGGGTTCTGCAGGTCGAGATAGAACTGGCCCAACACAGCCGATCGCACCATGCCTTTATAAACAATGGTGCGGCTGGATAGAGACGCGGCGTAAAAAGCTTCGGGACCGAACTGGCTTGCCACCTGCTTTGTCAGTTGACGGCGCAATACATACAGCGAGCGCTCCAAGCGATCGCCAGTCAAATCGGGGTGAGAGAGGACGAGCTGAGCGATAAACGGCTGATTGGCCTTGGCAACAGCCCCCAGCACATCGGGGCGAGTGGGAACATCCCGCCAGCCAATCTTGTTAAAATCACTCTGCTCTACAGACTCGTCAATACGGGCGCAGACTCGAGCCCGCTGGCTCTCATCTCGGGGCAGAAAGAACATGCCCACTGCGGTACGTTCTGGGGCAGGCAAATCGATCTTGTCAATCGCAGCCCATTCTCGAAATAGGTTCCAAGGGATGGCCGTCAAAATACCAGCGCCATCTCCGCTATCGCTGTCACTGCCGCAGCCACCCCGGTGTTCCATGCAGGTCAGTGCTTTGAGCGTTTGCTGGATTAGCAAATTCGTTGCCCGCCCCAATCGATCTGCCAAAAAACCAACACCGCAAGCATCTCGTTCTTCCGTAAGCCAGCGCAGTGGGGATTCATTCATGGTAGTTCGCGGTGTCTAGTGAAAAGTAGAGCGTTCTAAGAAGTCCTATTCGGCATGGGGGCGAGCAGTTGGGCCGTTGAAGCGCGGCTGACGGTTCCCCATCGAGAAGAAGCTAAGGAAATCTAAAACATTTAGGCAGTGGATGCTGCTCGATCGAAAAAGGGTGGGTGATTAGCTTAACCTAACGAGTCATAAGAACTCAACTATTTCTTAACGATGTGTTGAAAACAGCTATGCGCGAGCGTCTTGGCGATCTAGCCAGACGCCATGCTTCCCTAGAAGAGAGGTCTGGGGGCTTCAGCGCGAGTACTCGGTCGAGCAGCGAGGTTCAGCAGAACTAGCAAAAATGCCCTCTCCCGGGTAGGAAGGGGCATTGAGACAACTGCAGTTAAAAGTTTTGCAATATTGAGACTTAGTACAGAGCTTCTTCTTGGTGGGTTTCGATTTTGCAGTCGGAGGTAGCGTAAGCGACGCAGGTCAGCACGTAGCCAGCTTCGATTTGGTCGTCGTCTAAGAAGGATTGATCGTCCTGGTTAATGGTGCCTGATTGCAGCTTGCCAGCACAGGTAGAGCAAGCGCCAGCACGGCAGGAGAAGGGCAGGTCAATGCCTTGCTCTTCAGCGACATCGAGAATGTACTCGTCGTCGGGACAATCGATCGTGACATCGATGCCTTCGGCTGCATTAACGAGCTGTACTTTATAGGTCGCCATTGATGGCAGTCTCCAGAAATTACTCCAACACCCATCCTGCCACTTTTCAGTTAAAGAATTCCTGCGGATTGCGAGCCCCTCGCCCTCGCCACTTCAGACCTCGGGGCTGGCGATAAAACCGGTTTTCGATTGCTGGAGCGCTCTCTTTGCGCCTAGGAGTTATTGCCTACGGTCCTCAATTCTGTCTGGATGTCTTGCGGGCAAAGGTTTTGCCCGTGCGATCGGGGGATGGTGAGAAGCAGGGGGGGAGGGCGATCGCCGCCTGCGATCTCCCGAAAATCAACCTGTTTCAGATTACCCAGCCTTATCACTTCAAGCTTTGGGATAAGTAGAAAAAATGGTTGGGGAGAGAGGAAATTATCGAGAGAGGGCATTAATGAGCGGTCCCGCCCACCGCGACATTGCGGATGCGCAAGCTCGGACCTCCCACACCCACGGGCAAGCCATTTTGGCCCCCCTTGCCGCAGCCCCCCGATTCATCCCAGATAAAGTCGTCGCCAATCGCCTCGATATCCGCCAGCGTTTGAAACACGTTGCCCGACAGCGTGACATCCCGGACGGGTTCGGCCAGTTGACCGTTGCGAATCATGCGGGCTTCGCCCGCGCTGAAGGTAAATAGCTCGCCATTCGTACTGCCTCCCACCCAGTTGGCAGCATAGAGGCCGCGATCGATGCCGCGCCAGAGTTCGGCCACAGGGGTCTGGCCGCGATCGATCCAGGTGTTGGTCATGCGGACGATGGGGGCGTAGTGATAGTCGAGACAGCGGCTGTTGCCCGTGGGCGTCTCTGCTAAGACTCCGGCAGTTTCGCGCGAATGCAGGCGTCCGACTAAGCAACCCTCTCGGATCAGCTGAGTGGCGCTGGCAGGGGTGCCTTCGTCGTCGTAAGCGTAGCTACCTCGATGGCCGCTGGGGGCCGCCCCATCCCAGATTTGCAGGTTATCCGGGCCAAAGCGACGACCTAAGGTCATGACTTCGAGCAGGTCGGGGTTTTCGTAGATAGCATCGGCTTCTGATAAATGTCCGAAGGCTTCGTGAACGAACAGACCCGCGAGAATGGGGTCGATGACGACAGTGTAGGTGTCCCCTCGGACGGGGGGGAGAGTTAGGGCGGCGATCGCCCGATCGGCGGCACCTGCAACCTGTGGTTCCAATCCTTCTAAATCTTCAAACCCTTGGCGCGAGCCAGTGGTTTCCCGACCCGTTTGGACGATATCCCCCTGTCGGGCGGTGGCGAAAAACCGCATTTCCAGATCGGTCCAGGTCTGTTCGATACGGCTGCCTTCGGAGGTGGCGATCCACACCTGCTGGGTGCTGTCGCTGTAGCGCACTCCGGTGGAGGCGATCGCCTCTCCCCCTTGTTGCAGCAGGCGGTTGTAGCGATCGCATAACTGTTTTTTGCGAACTAGGGGGACGTGGCGGGGATCGGTGCCACTCAAGTGGAGGGGAAGGGTAGTTTTGTGGATGGGGATGGGCGCTAATTGAGAAGTCTCGTCTCCTACCCAGCGGGCGGCAGAAATGGCAGTATCGATCTGGCGATCGAGATCGTCGAGGTCATTGAAGCTGGCAAAGCCCCATCCCCCTTTGTGGCAGGCACGGACGTGACCGCCGACGACAAGGGTTTCGCACAAGGTTTCGAGGCGATCGTCTTTGATGGCAATATCGGTGCTGTCGGCACTTTCGAGCCGGATGAGTAAGAAGTCAACGCGATCGCGATGGCGGTTGACCCGATCGTCGAGTCGATTGAGCCCGTCGAGATAAGTGGTAAGGGATCTCATGGATTTAAGGGGCAATCCTCAGAAGTTTTTCCTACAATAGAACCGCTGAGCCTAAAGTTGCAGACAAGTCGAGAATAGATGAGAACCACACCTCGGGTAACAGCCCAGCAGGCGCAGGCAGTAGCCAATCATTTTTTGAGCGATCGCCTTCCAGATCGCTTTACTGCCGATCTGGCTCGACAGAGTGATGCAAAGGATGTCTGGCTTGTGCCCGTCATACTGGCTTATCCCTTCATCGGCTCTCTGGGAAAAGTGGGAGAGATTCTAGTTGGCACTAGTTCGGCAGAGATTGTATCCTATACTTCGACTGAAAAAATGAAGCAAGTAGGACAAAGCATTTACGAAGCACGGCAGGATAAAGCAGATCTCAAGTGGTGTATTCCGCGTTGATGCGCACGTAGTCGTAACTGAGATCGCAGCCCCAAGCAACACCACTCGCTTCCCCCCGATGTAAATCGACACCGATCGCCACTGGATCTCCTTTGAGATAGTCGGAAGCCGCAGCGCGATCGAAGGGGAGGGGTTTACCCGCTTGCATCAGTTGGAACTTGCCCAGAAAGATATCGAGAGCGCGATCGTCAAAAGGCACGCCAGCTCGACCTGCGGCCATCGCAATGCGACCCCAATTGGGATCGTTGCCATAGGCTGCGGCTTTGACGAGGGGAGAACTGGCGATCGTGCGAGCGATCTGGCGAGCACTGGCGACATCCTCAGCCCCCCGCACGCAGACCTCCAGCAGTTTTGTGGCTCCTTCGCCATCGCGGGCGATCGCCTTAGCCAAGTGAATGCAAACCGCCTCCAACATGCCTGCCAAACCTTCAGCCTCTGGTGCATCGGCAACAATCGGCAGACCTCCAGACTGGCCGTTGGCTAGCGCCAAGACCATATCGTTGGTGCTGGTATCGCAATCCACAGTGATTTGGTTAAAGCTGGCATCCACCGCCCCCGAGACCATCGTTTGCCAAGTCATGGGGTCTACCGCCGCATCGCAGGTGATAAAGGCCAACATCGTCGCCATATTGGGATGGATCATGCCCGAGCCTTTGGCCATGCCTCCCATGCGAATGACGCGATCGCCGAGCTGGGCTTCGAGGGCAACCGTCTTGTCGGTTAAGTCGGTGGTCAAAATCGCTTTGGCGGCGGTCGTTCCGCCGTCCAGATCTGCATCCGAGGCTACTCGGGCGGCTAGCGCTGGAATCGAGTGCTCCAGTTTAGTCAGATCGATCCGCTGGCCAATCACCCCAGTGGAAGCGGTAAATACCTGCATAGGCTCAACGCCGAGGGCTTGTGCCGCCAACTGGGCCATTTTGGCATTATCGCGATCGCCCTCTGCCCCCGTGCAAGCATTGGCCTGTCCCGCATTGCAAAGAATGGCCCGCACGGGCTTGCCGGCAGCCAGAATCGCCCGATCGTAGGTAACGCAAGCGGCTTTTACTGCATTTCGAGTCAAGGTACCGGCAGCGATCGCCTCCACCTCCGACACCACCAAGGCTAAATCCAGCCCCCCCGAAGGCTTCAGTCCGACTGCTGCCCCTGCCGCTCGAAACCCCCTCGGCGCAGTCACTCCCCCTGGAATCTCCGTCCACGACTGACCCACAGCCTTTCTCCCCCAACCCCTTGAAATAAAAACATCATAACTGCGGCTGTTCCCAGACTTCGAGCTTACCGATCGATCCACAGGCCCCACTGGAGGCGGATGCGCGCAATGTGAGTGAATGGAACAGCCGAATCTGACAGCGCGAGGTTGGCGGGAGGGTTGCAGTCGTACCGTCGCTTGACAGCCAGCGAAATGTTTAAATTGAGGAGCGCTCGGGAGGATGAACTGTTTGCCCTATCTGTTGCTAGTCATGTTGTTACAGATGGCGAATCTCGGATCGCAGCCGGTACTGGCTCAATCTGTGGAGGAATTGTCTCCCGAAAACTTGCCCTCCCTCTATTGGGCCTCCCAACGGTTCGGCCAAGGGGTGGTCGAGGAATGGAGGGTTCCGCCTCGCGGGCGACAGGTGCGGGTGCAGGTGTCTGAAGATTGGCAGCGCCTGCCTTACCTCGATCGCTATCGGTTGGTTCAAGGGTTGGGGGATGTGGCGGCGCGGGAGGGATATTTGCTGGTTCTGGAAGAGGAAGGCACAATTCGCGCCACCTACGGTTGCAGCCGCAGAGGGAATGGGAAAACTTGCCGGATGAACCTCACCCCCAGACTCAACTCTGTCAGAGATATTGAGTGACCACAGGCATTTAAGGTACAACAACGGCGATCGCCGATTGCTCCGGCACGGCTTCTCGAAAAGCACGATCCGCAGCGGCGATCGCGACAAATTCAGCAGTTTGACCGGGGTCGAGGGCGAGGTCGTGCCAGGGAATGGCTAGCTCCAAACACCGATCTAGCCCCATCTGCACCTTGTGAGCAATGTCGTGCCAACTGGAGTGCTCCCCCGCCTGCTGCAGTTGCACCCGACGCTCGGGCAGATGCACCCTTAAACCGTGGCGGAAGTGGTAGTTGAGGGGGGGGTGCTCGGGCAGATTGTCTAAGGGGATGGGACTGTTCAGAGTCGTTTGATTGGGGTAATACCAATACACCTGCAACTGCTCTGGCGGCTGTAAGACCGAGCTGAAATCAAACCGCAGGTAGAGCTGAAAGTGATCGTAACCGTACCAGAACTGGCGGACGAGGGTGCTGCGGTTCATGGTGCCGCTGGCACCGCTGATTTCCAGCCGTCCGGCACAGTCCCATTCCCGTTCCTCCGGCTGACCGTTAATGGTGGGATGAACAAAGCCTTCCGGCAGGCGATCGCCCCCTGCGGCATGGTCTTCGAGGGGGAAACTCAAGGCGGTGGGGGCTGGTTCCCCCAAGGCACGATACAGCGATGCCAGATGCTCCCGAAACAGTTCGTCAAAGTAGGCATCGTGCAGCGAAGAGTGACCGGCCCCAAACCACCAGAACCAGTCCGAGCCTTCTGCCGCCAGTAAAGCCTCCCAAGCGCGATCGTCGGCGCGGGGGTGATCCTCGATCGTTTCGCGGGCCTGAGCGAGCAACTCCCAGGCCCGGTTCTTAACCGGATCGCCAATCCAAGTGGTGAAATCTGACTCGATCCAGGAGCCGCTGTGCAATTGCTCCGCAGGTAACGTCTTAGTGGGAGAGAATCGATCGAGATATTCCGACACCGTGACCAGCTGAATGCGATCGCTGCCACTCAAGCGGGAATAGAGGGTTTCTAAAAACTCAGCGCCATCGCCAGGATAATGGCTCCAACAATTTTCGCCATCCAGAGCAACGGTCACCAGCCAAGGGCGATCGCCCCCCAAGCGCTCCCGCACCGACTCTAGGTGACCGACAAAATCCGCCACAGCCTCGCGAGCTGGCATCGAACTGTAACTAAAGCCAATCAGATCGGATAAGCGGCGATCGCGAAACACAATCGCTAACTCCCCCCAATCCCCCTGCAGGCGATAGGGCTGATAGAGGCGATCGGCTTCGTATACGTGACCGGCCTCATCCCGATGCCAGTGGGTGCCCAAACTCCAGCCCAACACCCCTTCATCCGAGGCAATCCACTCAAACCCTTCCGCCCGGATGTAAGGCAGGACAGCAGGGCTGACCGACTGTTCCGAGGGCCACAAGCCGCGCGGGTGGCAGTCGAAGCGCTCGCGATGAATCTGCTTACTCTTTTGTAAGTGCCGCGAAATATCCTTTTCCCAGCGAAACGGATAGCGGGGCAGGGGCAACCCCGGACGGGCCACCCGAGCAGCATGTTCGTTGGCCAACAGCGGCAAGATCGGGTGGGTATAGGGGGTGGTGGTCAACTCTAATTGACCGCTGGCCTGCATCTTGGCATGTTGCGGCACGATCCGAGCCAGCAGTTCTCGCTGTTTGGTATAGATGCGCTGGCGATCGCCCGCCGTAAATCCCCGCTGCTGCTTCAGCCAGCCCTCAATCTCGGGCTCGTCGTGGAAGAGCGGATCGAACCAAGCCAGATTGTGCCAAGCCAATAAATCGCTAAAGTCCTGCAGTTCCCAGTGGCGCAAACACCACTCTCTTCCCCGCTGCTCCCGCTGATGGAACAGTTCTCGATAGCGGTCGTAGGGCTCGATTTCGGTGGGATAGTTGGCGTCGAAGAAGCGATCGACAATAAACTCTCGCTGGGGACCGGACAGATGCTCCACCGGCATCAACATCAGTTCTAGATAGGGATCGAACGCCTGCCCGTCTACATAGTCTTGGATTTGCAGCAATAGGGAGGGTACTAAGTTGACCGTTTGATGCAGTTGAGGATAGCGCTCCATCCGCAACACCATATCTAAATAGTCTTTGGTGCCGTGCAGCCGCACCCACGGCAAACGATATTTACCGGCCACCGGACTTTTATAAAAGGGCTGATGTTGGTGCCAAATCAAGGCGACGTATAGCGGATGAGTCATAAGGATTGCAGGCAAGCTAGCGGTTAGACAGATTTCAGATAGATATGTCGATTGAAACAGGTCGAGTATTGGCGTGCAATGCGATCGCGACTGGCAGGCAGGCAAGCACGGCAGCGCGGAGCATCGATCTGGGTCATTGCTGAGCCAATGGCCTCTTGGCTGAATTCTATGCGATCTCCATCGGGATACCTGTTCAATTTTCAGGACCGTATCCGTGTTTCTAAGGACAAACGGCTGGTTCCAAAGTTAGAGGCGCTCGAAGGATACTGAGAAGATTCTCAGTGAAATCCTATCGTCAAACCAGATAACTCTCGGAAAGCCCGCGAGGCTACTCAGGCAGCCAGCCTAGAATAAGCCTGTGACAGTCATAATTCTGTCCGAACAATTGTCCGCCGGCCATCTGCGATGGCTTTTGAGTTGAGTGTTGCAATGGTGAAGTTGCCAAAATTTTGCTCGTCTTTACAATGTCAGCTCATGAGTATCTCCATGGCGGCAACCGTGGCCGTGATGGGCTCTGCAGGTGGCATTACCGCTTGGACCATGCATCGCCAAATCTTTGCTGGCGCAAAAATACAACAGCAAAACGAGCTCTCGCGAGCTTTCCAGGATG is from Synechococcus sp. PCC 7336 and encodes:
- the argJ gene encoding bifunctional glutamate N-acetyltransferase/amino-acid acetyltransferase ArgJ, which codes for MGQSWTEIPGGVTAPRGFRAAGAAVGLKPSGGLDLALVVSEVEAIAAGTLTRNAVKAACVTYDRAILAAGKPVRAILCNAGQANACTGAEGDRDNAKMAQLAAQALGVEPMQVFTASTGVIGQRIDLTKLEHSIPALAARVASDADLDGGTTAAKAILTTDLTDKTVALEAQLGDRVIRMGGMAKGSGMIHPNMATMLAFITCDAAVDPMTWQTMVSGAVDASFNQITVDCDTSTNDMVLALANGQSGGLPIVADAPEAEGLAGMLEAVCIHLAKAIARDGEGATKLLEVCVRGAEDVASARQIARTIASSPLVKAAAYGNDPNWGRIAMAAGRAGVPFDDRALDIFLGKFQLMQAGKPLPFDRAAASDYLKGDPVAIGVDLHRGEASGVAWGCDLSYDYVRINAEYTT